TCTCACCTCATGGTTCCAAACAGAATGTTTCTTCCATCGAATTGGCACGTCATTTTGACCATGGTGGTGACGAAATGGAACCTATGCTTGATGACTTGACCCATGAAGCAGAATCCGTGGGTGCCAGTCACATAGCTTTCCCTCCTGTCTTGGGCCTCCATCATCCTCACAGAATCCGAGAAGCCTTGGAGCAGGCTACGGGAACTACTGTCTTCGAATTGCTCGCCTTGCCGCCTTCAATACCAGGGATGCGTCTTCAACGCTCTCTTGAGAACATCTTCAAGAACAGTGGTGGTTCATTGATGATTGGTTATGAATGTCAACCAAGATCCCTGAGTGATACTGACATCAATTCACTTCAGGTTAGGGGGCCAGCTCGCTCTCTTACTATTGAAACGAAAGCGATTGTGCTGGCAACTGGGAAATTCATCGGCGGAGGAGTAGCTGGCAAAAAAGATGGCCTTAGAGAGACGGTTTTTGACATACCCATCGTCACGGAACAGTATGAATCAGCACGGAATATTCCCCCAAGAGAACTCACAAAACGTATTGCTATATCTCAGGACGGTCACGCAATCTACGGATGTGGTGTACCCGTGGACGGTTCTTTGAAGCCGGTTGGAAGAAACGGAAAAACAGTTGCTGAGAACATATTCTGCGCGGGCTCTGCAATAGCAGGTTACAGATATCCAACAGAGAAGAGTGGTTTAGGAGTTGCTCTATTATCTGGGAGTCTAGCGGGGAAGCATGTATCTCAGTACTTGGGAGGTGCAGAATGATGAGTGAGGAAGAAGCATATGAGACTGTTAAGCAGACGCTAAAGGAAGAGGGTATATCTCCCTACAAGCCTGATGAACTTGACGTGGTCGCAAGTATCGAAAATTGCATTAATTGCGGAACCTGCATCAACCATTGTCCTGTTGTCGCTTCAGTGGGAATCAACCGTTTCTCAGGTCCCCGAAGTATTGCTGTTGAGCTGAGCAGGTCACCCCCGGAATACTGGAGTACGGGTGACATGGTCTATCTATGTACGGGCTGCGGGACTTGTCGTGAAGTGTGTCCAAAGAATGTCGATATCCCCGAAATAGTCAACCTAATTAGAGCTAGGATTTTCGAGCATCGTCCTGATTTGGTACCTAAAGGCCTACATACCGTACGAGAGACTATCTTGGAGCATCATCTTGCGTTTGAACCATGGGATGATGAAGAGGAGAAAGAAGCAAGCCGTGATATGCGACGCGAGCGTTTTGGATTGCCCCTTATCCCCGACCGTGTCGTAAAAGATGCCGAAGTACTGTTCTATCCTGGTTGCCAAGCAGAAGAGGTAGCCCAAGAAGTGAAAGAAGCTGGAAAAGCCATTTTGGAATTTTTTGAAGTTGACTATACGTTGCTCGATGAACTGAATTGTTGTGGTCTTCCATCTAGATTGATGGGAGATGATCAAACAGCCCGAGAACTAGCTGATGAGCTAAAGGCAAAACTCGATGAATTAGGTGTCAACAAGATTGTGACGACCTGTGCTGGATGTACTTCCAATTTATCATATTTGGCGTCTCGTGATGATTGGAATATGCCGGTCTATCACCTAGTTGAGTATCTTAGAGAGGTTATTGGGCTCGAGAAGTTGAAGGAAGCAGCAAAACAAGAATCCTCCGGAAGCAAAGTTATTGTAACCGTCCACGATCCATGCCATCTTATTCGACACACTTCGAGACAGCTCATGGATGAAGCTCTCGAGATTCTTGATTGCTTACCCAGTGTGGAGGTTTCCGTTTCAGAAGCCGAAGACTCGTGTTGCGGCGGGGGAGGTCTCGTGGCCTATCATTCCAGTGATATTGCGGATGCTGTTACGCAGGAGAATGTGGAAGGCATAAAGAATACTGATGCTGATCGAGTTGTTACTCCTTGCCCTCTATGCACTTCACAATTAGAAACACGCCTTTTCAAGAGTGGTTCATCCATCGATGTGGATGATTTGAGCGTGTTCGTTGCCAAATACTTGCCTTTTGAGGAGAAGACTTCCAATGGTTGATGCAGAGAAGAAGAACCAAGCTCTCGATGCTCTTATCGACGTAGTTGGTAAGGCACATGTATATCCTCAGGAAACAGATGCGATTCTTAATGCTCATGATGCTTGGCCCTTGAGTGAAGCGAAGATTCGTGCTGGCGAGATACTCCCCAAGGCCGACTTCGTTGTGTTTCCTGCAAATGACGAAGAAATAGCGGATATACTGGAACTAGCCAATGAGATGAGAATACCTTTGATTCCAGTAGGGGGCGGTGCTGGTACATGTGGGGGCACTCTACCTATCTATGGTGGTATTCAGCTCGATTTGAAGAGAATGAACAGGATTCTCAAAATCGATGAGGAATCCATGTTGGTTACCGCGCAAGCTGGAATCGTAGGAATCGAATTGGAGCGGGAAATCAATCGTCATGGCTACATTACCGGTCATACTCCAACTTCACTAAGAGCATCCAATCTCGGCGGGTTTGTCGCTACGAGATCTGGGGGTTCCATGTCATCGAAATACGGAAAAATCGAAGACTTGACATTAGGCCTGAAGGTTGTTCTTCCGGATGGTACCATAACAAGATGCAAGGCGGTTCCCCGACATTCTGTTGGACCTGATCTGCGCGAGTTATTCATCGGGTCGGAGGGAACACTGGGGGTCATAACCGAGGCTACGGTGAAAATTTTTCCAAAACCGGAAGAAAGACGCTTTCGAAGTGTGTCATTTCCAGATGTCCATAGTGGCCTGGAGGCAATCAAAGGCATATTCAGAGCCGATGTTAAGCCATCAGTAGTTCGATTATATGACCCCGAAGATACAGCAATGCATATTTCTACACGTTTTCAAGTGCCGGAGGGGGACTGCATGCTTCTGCTTGCATTCGATGGAAGCTCAAAACAGGTTGAGCTTGATGAGCAGATTTGCTTAGATATTTGCCTACAAGAAGGGGGGAAAGACTTCGGTGTGGAACCGTCTCAATACTGGTGGGAGCATCGATACGATATGTACTACCCTACCAAGCTCACCACTGGTGGCTATTCTATAGGCGATACAATAGACATTGTTGCCACTTATGATCGTCTTGAAGATGTTTACCACGCAATGAAAGAAGCTATGGAGCAACACGGGGCATTTGTTCTCTCACACTTTAGTCACATGTATGAAAATGGTGGTTCCATTTACATGATTTTCTTCACTTCGCAGCCTGATGCAGAGACTGCCTGGAATACGTATAAGAAAATCTGGGATGACGGCGTTGAAGCATGTTTGAAGCATGGTGGAACGATGAGCCATCAGCACGGTATTGGAACACTACGCAGCACGTATGTTGAGGAAGAATTAGGGGCAAGTTTTGGGGTTCTGAAAAAGATAAAGGATAAGCTTGATCCGAATGGTATCATGAATCCTGGCAAGCTGGGACTGGGGGTGCGCTGATGTTATCAGACGAACTCCAGGAAGACGTTCGGATGTGTGCAGCATGTCCGAAACTCTGCAGACATGCTTGTCCGACTTTCATTTCATGGCGTTCGGATTCACCAACTCCTCACGGAAGAGCTCTTCTCATCCATCAACATGTTACAGGAACCCGTTCTTTGGATGACCGCGGCATCGAAGTATTGTATCAATGTTTGGAGTGTTCGAATTGCCTTACATGGTGCTTGCCTGAGATTGACATAGCCGATATTGTAGAAAAGGTACGAACCGAACTGGTAGATCAAGAACGTTATCCTCCCGCTCTGGACTCGATGGTAGAGGCTGTTGTAAAGGAGCATAATCCATTTGGTGAACCACACGTTGAACGTAATGATTGGCTTCGTTCCCCAGAAAATGGACAGGAACGCATTATCTACTTCACCGGTTGTACTGCTGCATATCGAGAAAAGGAGATTGCCGAGGCGACAGTGGAGCTCCTTTCACACTTAGATTATGAGGTCATAGTTGCGGAGGATGAATGGTGCTGTGCGTCTCCACTTTTCAGAACCGGTTTCAGGAATAAGGCGCTTGAACAAGCAGAACACAATGCTGAAGTCCTGAACAAGATTGATGCTTCAGCTATAGTAGTGACCTGTCCTGGTTGCTACAAAGCCCTTTCTGTCGATTATGCCGAAGAGGGATATGAGCTGAACAAGCCTGTGCAGCATATCAGCCAGTTTCTATCTGAAAACATGGAGAAAGCTGACACTGAGCTAAGCGATGCTCTTCTTACATATCATGATCCTTGCCATCTGGGTCGACACATGAACGTCTACGAAGAACCTAGGCTGGTTCTTGAAGCTGTCAGTAAAGAAAACCTCCGAGAAATGGAACGTAATCGTGAGGATTCTTTGTGCTGCGGCAATGGTGCGGGATTGAGGACTCTCTTTTCAGATAACGCAGCCGATATTGGTCAGGAGCGAGTTTCTGAAGCTGTCATGACTGGAGCTGATGTACTGGTTACGGCTTGCCCTTTCTGCAAAAACATGCTGGCAAAACAGGCCGGCGAGGCCATTAAGGTTCTCGATTTACCAGAAATCATACTCGGGGCGATGAGAAACCCATCTAATAGCCGGGACACTAAGAGAGATTAGGAAGAGAATATCAGAAGACTGTGTGGCGAGAATGGATTCAGAAAGTGTACTTCGGCTGAAAGCACGACTTCTTACAGAAGGTGCTACACTTCCGCCCGAAGAATACGCTGGAAGAAGTGGTGGGGCCGGTCCAGTCCGGGGGCGATACTTCATACTGCCTACCGGGACAGTCTGTGGCATTCCAATACGCCATGGGGCCGAGGCAAAAAAATACGGTTCAGCACCTTTGGAGCCAACTGGAGATCCAACGGTATGGGTCTATGACGATATGGTTGAACTGCAAATGGTTCCGCATCCGCGTTTCTACGAAAAAGAGACAGATGATGGAATTTCCTACAAGAAGATAGCACTGCTGCATGGCAAAGGAACCCTCGCTACTACACTCTATCAGACCTGCAGATATTGGGAATGTGGTACTCAATGCCGATTCTGTACCATTCCGCTATCGTATCGCAATGGTAGGACCCTTTTGGAAAAGACGCCTTCTCAACTAGCCGAAGTTGTGGCCGTGGCTGAGGATGAAGGAGTAGCAGAAGATGTTCTCCTAACGACTGGAACACCTCCGTCTGATGATATGGGCGCGCTACGAATGGAGAACACGATTCAAGCAATTCGTGAAATTAGTGATATACCAATAGGTGTCCAGTTTGAACCGCCCCAGAAGAAGTCGTACATATCTCGTGTTTCTAAGGCTGGAGCTGATGCTATTGGTATGCATATCGAAATAGCAGATGAGGAAATCCGACAACGGATTTGTCCTGGAAAGGCCGAACATGGATCCGTCAAGCTGTATATCCATAGCTGGGAGTATGCGTTAGAACATTTTGAGCAAGGGCACGTAAGTACATTCATCCTACATGGCTTTGGAGAAGATTATGAAACTACCCTTCAGTTCATAGAGAAGATTGCTACGAAGGGTGTGCTTCCTGTCGTTGCTCCTGTTCGCCCAGCTTCGCGGAGTGAACTGAACGATTACACCCCCTCATATGTTTCACATCTTGATGAAACCATAGAGTTCTACAAAAGTGTCGGGAGAATTCTTCTCAAGCATAATCTTAACCCGAACGATACAGTTGCCGGATGCCATAAATGCAGTGCCTGTACCCCCATCCAAGAGGCATATAATTGGGCAGAAGCCAGTTCATAGTTCCAGTTCCATTTGATTTATGAAAGAGTTCTCACCCATGATGTGTGGGAGACATAGATTCCCATGGCTCACATTCCGGCAGAGGATATCGTGATAGTTGAATTCAATGAAGAGGATGCCGAAGAAATCTCTGAGCTCTTCAAAGAAGTATGGCCGACTGCAAAGGCTTATCCAAAGCATTGGCGGGAATCACGAGCATATGAACCGGAAGAAATCATTGCCGAGATGCGTCAAGGATACCATTACTTCGGTAGCAGGTTGAAAGGCAAGATAGTGGGTGTATATAAGGCCAAGATTACAGATAAAGGGCTTTACGGGGAACATCAAACTGTTGCCCCGCAATGCCGTGGCTCCGGCTTGGCGTCTGCTATGTACAAACAATTCGCCGATTATGGACGCGAACATGGCTGTAAACGCAATTACTGCAACATTCTTGCAGATTATGAAGTTGGAGAGCGCTTGATGGAGAAATTCGGGTTCGAACCATGGGGAGAGCCCTATGAACAAGCAGATGGAATGATAGTTCAGATGTACAAGAGACCGTTAGTCTAGGCCGAAATGTTCTTAGAGCTGTCGTGTGGCCATTGTGACTTAAGAAGCTGCACGAGGATTATCGATGAGTCTTTATCCCATTTTGGTTGATGCAGAAGAACGTGACACAGGCGAATATGTATCATTTCCCGATATGGATGCAGTTGTGGCAAATCCCGGCTTGGCTATAGCGCTCCAGCTACGTGAAGTTTCGACATTTGAGAGATTAGCCTTCACAAGACTACCTTGGCTTATTCCTTCAAATCACGGTGCCATGAGGTACCTTCGTGATTACCGAAAGCATCACGGTGTGCCGGAATACTCGAAAGACGAACTTGAGGACATAACGTACGCCCAAGTATCTCTATCCCGTGAAAAGGACATAGATGAAGCCTTGGCTGCAGGTGTTCGTGACCATCATGATCTCTTCAACCCCCTCAAGGTTTCAGGCAACGGTTTGACCATTGATGACAGAGTCGATGGCCTTTACAAAGCGGGACTTGATGTACAGGACAAGTTCGAAGCGGTTCGCGAAGTTTCTATCAAAGAAGGGGTTCCCATCAAGACATTTGAATGGACGTGGAACATGTTCACCGAATATCTCGAACGTGAGACTTTCGAGATTTGGGCTGAGCAGCTTGATGTCCAAGAAGACCCAGGTCGTGACGGTGGCCAAAACTACCGCTTTAGAGAACCCTTTGGTGTAGCATGCCTCTTTACTCCCTACAACTCACCACTCGCTTTAGGAATCCTGAGCATAACTTCATCGATTCTGGCTGGAAATGCCACAATCATCAAACCCCCAAGCAAAGTACCATTGAGCACTATTCTCTTGGGGCGTGTGTTCATGAATCGTTTCCTAGAAATGGGATTTCCAAAAGCTATGGTACAGGTTCTGACAGGTGGCGGGAAGAAGCTTATGAGGCGTTTCATGGATGATTCCCGAACAAGTGCCATAGTATGGTATGGGGATAGTGATACTGGCATCCAGCTCTGGTCCAAAGCTCTGTCTAGAAGAATACAGATGGCTCCTGAATTGGCCGGAAGTGATGCTTGTCTTGTTTGGGGACGAGACGTAGACCTCGATTTTACGGCCAAGATGATTGTAAAAGGGAGGTATCTTGGAAGTGGCCAAGCTTGTATGGCCATCAAGCGATTGCTTGTACAAGAGAATCTACATGATGATCTAGTTGAACTTGTTATAGAGGAGGCAAGGAAACTGAATGTGGGTCGCCCCTCAGATCCAGAGACTGACTTGCCCCCTGTTGGTATTAATGCTCTATATGGCCTGTTGGATCAGATGAAAGAAGCACGGGCTAAGGGTGCCGAAGTTGTCACTGGTGGCCGCCGTTTGGATTATCTTGGCAATGAAGACCCAGCGGGGCTATTTTATGAACCAACCGTGCTTACCAATGTCGATCCGGATATGGCTATCATGCGGGAGGAGGTATTTGCCCCCGCTTTACCAGTTCTGTCTGTCGATAGTGTTGATGAGGCGATATCTATTGCCAATGCTTCACGTTTCGGACTACGATCATCGGTGTTTACTGAAGACCAATCGGTAGTTCAGCAATGGACTAAAGGCGTAGAGGCAGCCGGTGTGACTATTAATCAAGATCACTTGTATTTTGATCCTCATATGCCCCATTTGGGAGGATACAAGGATTCTGGAATTATCGGTGGTAAATTCTTCCCTGTTATGCTTTCACGTATGAAATATGTACATGCAGGCCCCAATAGTCCTACCATGTGAATGTGACCAAGTTGAGAATGAATGCAAACCGCGTTATCTCTCGAATTCGAAAACTCGCTATTTCAGTCCTTTCAAGATATGAGCGGATTTCATCTTCTGCAAGAGCTATACTAAGAGAAACCGCCAAGGAGACCAGTCTTTCTGGAGAAGACACAGCCTCATTGAACATGCTTGTTCTTGGTGTAATCAAGCGCCTCAACACAATTGATTTCATTATCGCACGTGTTCTCAAGAATCGAAGTCCCGCATCTTTATCATTCACTAGAAAAGCAGCATTGCGCTTGGCTATTTTTGAGGGCAGATGGCTAGGTGTTCCTTTCAGCACCATTCAAGAAGAACATCCAAGAACTGAAAGGCCGGTGATGCCGCCCATTCGAAAAGCTCTCGAATTCAATCTTGAAGAATCAATTGCAGGTTTCGAGCGTGTGGGACAGCTGAGTATTATGCTCTCACACCCCACCTTCATGGTTGAGACTCTCCTTGAGAATATGTCTGATGACCAAGCCATCCAGCTTATGAAAGTCAACAACTCCGCTTCTGAGCATTACATTCGACTGAATAGACTACTTGTGTCAGATGAAGAAGAATCTGATTTGTTGAATGACATTGATGCAGAGTTGATACTGGACGAAGATTACGAGGGTCTGTATCATGTAACCGAAGGCATTGACACAATAATTGAGTCCGAACCCTTTGAAAGCGGCCGCGTACTGATTCATGATAAGGCAAGTGTGGCTGCAGTAGATGCTCTATCGCCAAGCGAGAACGATATAATCTGGGACGCATGCGCGGCTCCTGGAATGAAAACACAGCTTATTGCTGAAAACCTCGGTTCGAGTGGGAGATTGGTGGCTAGCGATGTCTATCGCAATCGGGTTCGCCTGGGCATCAGAAGGTGCAAGAAGATGGGATGTGACTTCTCAGAATGGCTTCTAGCTGACGCTTCTTATCCACCTATTCGGAATAGTGACAAAATCCTGATTGATGCTCCCTGTACATCGACGGGTATTCTTCAACGTGATCCATCTTACAAATGGCGCCTTAACAAACAATACCTTTCAGCCATGATGACTGTTCAGCACAAGATACTTGATTCTGTCGTAACGGCATTCCAAGAGACTCCTGGTGTTGAGATTGTTTACGCTACCTGCTCGCTATTACCACATGAAGGAGAATCGCAGATTGACTCGATTCTCGATTCACACGATATTGAATTGGTGGACCTCGATTTGAACTACTCGACAGGTTATGATGGGTTTAAGTGCAGCAGTAGTGTGCGGCGTCTGTTCCCTCATACTGACAAGACAAATGCTTTCTTCATTTCCAAACTTAGGATTCCCCAGTAAATTCGCTGTATATCGAATCCATGACACGCCTGCCAAATTCCCTGTCATCTTTGAAACCGAATGGCACCTGTAAGAAGACCTTTCTTGCCTGGTCTAGAGCCCCTACATCACGCTCTATTGCTCCTTTGAACAATAGCTTAGCCCATTCGAAGCTCACATTATTCCGTATCTTCTGTCTTAGTCCCTGAGCTTTTGCGAAATTCCTAAGGTAATCGAGTCCGCGTTTTGCATTCCCCATCATCAAATCTGCGACTGCAGCCATGCAAGCAAAAAGAATGGCATTATGATCTATGCCTGATTCCAAGTATTTCTGAGCACCTTCGCGATATTCCTCTGACTTCTTTGCATACAGTTTGCCCCTATCTACAACAACAAAATGCTCTCCTTCCTCCCTCTCAACTTTCTTCAGATTAAGCCCTTCCATAATGCTTGCTTTCAGTTCTGCTTGTAGATCTGCTTGCGCATCTCTTTCCGAGGCTCTTTCAGCGGAATCAATTAGCTCCCATCCAGAATTACCAAGTTTCTCTTTTATCTTTTCGATGGTTTCTTCAGGGGCATCTATTCCGCTTTCAAATATCTCTCTTGCTTGCCGGAAAAAGTTGTATCCTCTTCCAACAAGGCCCATTTCTGCTGCGAAGTCTACTCCCCTTCGAAAAGCCAGAATCGCGTTATCTTTCTCGTCTAGTTCTTGGAAGTTATGTGCTGCCTGGAGGAACCATGGAAAAGCATCAGTGCTTTGGTTCTGTCTAGCTTCTTCTCCCTCCGTCAATGCTTCATAAGCATCTAGACAGAGCTTAGATGAATCGGCTCTCGAGCATTTTGAGGTTACTTCAGCAAGGGGTAGCACTTGCTTGCGGACTTTGCAGGCATATCCCTTCTTGATTCTATCTAACCACTTGCATCTCTGATTTTCAGGCATTCTCATTCTCCGGGGAGTAGTTCTCAACTGATTCTGTCTTCTAGAAGGCCCTAAAAAGGAATCTTTGGTTGTATAACCTGTTTCTAATGAGGTACCTAAATAGCGAAGATTTGTGTGTTGCATTCCTTTTCTAGTTTCATTTATCGTTCTATAGCAAAGACCTCCCTATCGGTAGCCTTTTCAGGTTAATCTAGAGGGTTGCTTCGAGGTCGTGGCAATGGATGAAGATGAGCCTGAAGATCCTGAATTGGCCATGCTTAGGCGAAAAAAGATGGCCAAGATGATTGCTCGCGAGAAGAAACTCAAGGAACAGAAAGAGCGTCAACAGAAAAGTCAGGCAGAAAGAACACGTATACTGCAAAAATACCTCTCACCTAATGCTCTCTCATATCTTGAGTCACTCAAGCAAAAACAACCTTCCATCGGTTCAAGAATCGAAAATATCGTTTTGTCTATCATAGTATATAGAGGGCTCAGAAGGCAAATCGGCCAACAAGAAATCCGATACATTGAACGCCGTTTGAAGGGCGAAGGGCCGAAAATAAAGATTCAACGTGATGGTGAAACCTCTGATTTCGGCAGCTATGTCCGCAAGGCAATCAAAAAGGATGAGGAGTCCAATCCTTAGCCTCTATCAAGCATAATTACTGAGGATTTCCCCATGGAATTGTTTGATGCACATACCCATCTTGACATGCGTCATTATCGACACGACCGCGATAAAGTTGTCAAACGGGCAAAAGAAGCAGGACTTATTGGTATGGTGACCTGTTCTATCGGTACTGGCTCATTTCGGCGAACACTGGGTTTACTCAAGAAATACTCCGGATTCGTGTACCATAGTCCCGGCACTCAAGTGAGCCGCCTTACGAGAGATGAAGCCAATTCAATAATCGATATGACTAAGAAATACGCCGATGATATTGTGGCGGTTGGAGAAGTTGGTTTGGATTATCACTGGGTCAAGGACGAGAACAAACGCGAACTCCAGAAAGAATTATTCCTTGATTTCATAGATTTGGCTAAAGAACTCGACCTTCCGTTGGTTATTCACTCCCGGGAGGCAGAGGCAGATGCTACGGATGTTTTGGAAGACCATTTTGATGGTGACATTCTCATGCATTGTTTCGAGGGTAGTTCCGAAGTAGCTAGACGTGTTCGGGATAACGGTTGGTACATCACCCTTCCTGCTAATTTCGACAAATACCAGAAGAGACGGGAAGCTGCTGAGATTATGACAGTGGATCAGATTATGCTTGAAACTGATGGTCCTTATCTATCACCAACCGATGATCGAAACGAACCTGCAAACATAAGAATCGGTTGTGAGAAACTTGCAAATAATCTGGATATGGCCCAGAAGGACGTCGCAGAAATGACTACCCGAAATGCAACCGATTTTTACCGTCTCTAACACTACACCAATAGTGCCAAAAGCATCCTATTACCACATTATGTGATGGTGCTACAAAGAAATGTTTAGCCGTTATTTTATGGATATAGATGCT
The nucleotide sequence above comes from Candidatus Thorarchaeota archaeon. Encoded proteins:
- a CDS encoding (Fe-S)-binding protein — translated: MMSEEEAYETVKQTLKEEGISPYKPDELDVVASIENCINCGTCINHCPVVASVGINRFSGPRSIAVELSRSPPEYWSTGDMVYLCTGCGTCREVCPKNVDIPEIVNLIRARIFEHRPDLVPKGLHTVRETILEHHLAFEPWDDEEEKEASRDMRRERFGLPLIPDRVVKDAEVLFYPGCQAEEVAQEVKEAGKAILEFFEVDYTLLDELNCCGLPSRLMGDDQTARELADELKAKLDELGVNKIVTTCAGCTSNLSYLASRDDWNMPVYHLVEYLREVIGLEKLKEAAKQESSGSKVIVTVHDPCHLIRHTSRQLMDEALEILDCLPSVEVSVSEAEDSCCGGGGLVAYHSSDIADAVTQENVEGIKNTDADRVVTPCPLCTSQLETRLFKSGSSIDVDDLSVFVAKYLPFEEKTSNG
- a CDS encoding FAD-binding oxidoreductase, with protein sequence MVDAEKKNQALDALIDVVGKAHVYPQETDAILNAHDAWPLSEAKIRAGEILPKADFVVFPANDEEIADILELANEMRIPLIPVGGGAGTCGGTLPIYGGIQLDLKRMNRILKIDEESMLVTAQAGIVGIELEREINRHGYITGHTPTSLRASNLGGFVATRSGGSMSSKYGKIEDLTLGLKVVLPDGTITRCKAVPRHSVGPDLRELFIGSEGTLGVITEATVKIFPKPEERRFRSVSFPDVHSGLEAIKGIFRADVKPSVVRLYDPEDTAMHISTRFQVPEGDCMLLLAFDGSSKQVELDEQICLDICLQEGGKDFGVEPSQYWWEHRYDMYYPTKLTTGGYSIGDTIDIVATYDRLEDVYHAMKEAMEQHGAFVLSHFSHMYENGGSIYMIFFTSQPDAETAWNTYKKIWDDGVEACLKHGGTMSHQHGIGTLRSTYVEEELGASFGVLKKIKDKLDPNGIMNPGKLGLGVR
- a CDS encoding (Fe-S)-binding protein; translation: MLSDELQEDVRMCAACPKLCRHACPTFISWRSDSPTPHGRALLIHQHVTGTRSLDDRGIEVLYQCLECSNCLTWCLPEIDIADIVEKVRTELVDQERYPPALDSMVEAVVKEHNPFGEPHVERNDWLRSPENGQERIIYFTGCTAAYREKEIAEATVELLSHLDYEVIVAEDEWCCASPLFRTGFRNKALEQAEHNAEVLNKIDASAIVVTCPGCYKALSVDYAEEGYELNKPVQHISQFLSENMEKADTELSDALLTYHDPCHLGRHMNVYEEPRLVLEAVSKENLREMERNREDSLCCGNGAGLRTLFSDNAADIGQERVSEAVMTGADVLVTACPFCKNMLAKQAGEAIKVLDLPEIILGAMRNPSNSRDTKRD
- a CDS encoding radical SAM protein, with product MDSESVLRLKARLLTEGATLPPEEYAGRSGGAGPVRGRYFILPTGTVCGIPIRHGAEAKKYGSAPLEPTGDPTVWVYDDMVELQMVPHPRFYEKETDDGISYKKIALLHGKGTLATTLYQTCRYWECGTQCRFCTIPLSYRNGRTLLEKTPSQLAEVVAVAEDEGVAEDVLLTTGTPPSDDMGALRMENTIQAIREISDIPIGVQFEPPQKKSYISRVSKAGADAIGMHIEIADEEIRQRICPGKAEHGSVKLYIHSWEYALEHFEQGHVSTFILHGFGEDYETTLQFIEKIATKGVLPVVAPVRPASRSELNDYTPSYVSHLDETIEFYKSVGRILLKHNLNPNDTVAGCHKCSACTPIQEAYNWAEASS
- the glpB gene encoding anaerobic glycerol-3-phosphate dehydrogenase subunit B codes for the protein MDLESDLVVIGGGMAGLVAGSIASESGFDVTVLRKGQSATAYSSGAIDVAGYMPGSCYPFASPIEGMISLANSHAFHPYGFLEDVSSAVIEETELSEYHMGEAISWLKDELEETPASLHGSLDKNIESITMLGTTKPTCLLQKSMNPGNLMSDPDSCLLFVGFPGHQDFDAEVAARTFVDNQLSDKTPPRKVGHCKLSVSPHGSKQNVSSIELARHFDHGGDEMEPMLDDLTHEAESVGASHIAFPPVLGLHHPHRIREALEQATGTTVFELLALPPSIPGMRLQRSLENIFKNSGGSLMIGYECQPRSLSDTDINSLQVRGPARSLTIETKAIVLATGKFIGGGVAGKKDGLRETVFDIPIVTEQYESARNIPPRELTKRIAISQDGHAIYGCGVPVDGSLKPVGRNGKTVAENIFCAGSAIAGYRYPTEKSGLGVALLSGSLAGKHVSQYLGGAE
- a CDS encoding GNAT family N-acetyltransferase, with product MAHIPAEDIVIVEFNEEDAEEISELFKEVWPTAKAYPKHWRESRAYEPEEIIAEMRQGYHYFGSRLKGKIVGVYKAKITDKGLYGEHQTVAPQCRGSGLASAMYKQFADYGREHGCKRNYCNILADYEVGERLMEKFGFEPWGEPYEQADGMIVQMYKRPLV
- a CDS encoding aldehyde dehydrogenase family protein, translated to MSLYPILVDAEERDTGEYVSFPDMDAVVANPGLAIALQLREVSTFERLAFTRLPWLIPSNHGAMRYLRDYRKHHGVPEYSKDELEDITYAQVSLSREKDIDEALAAGVRDHHDLFNPLKVSGNGLTIDDRVDGLYKAGLDVQDKFEAVREVSIKEGVPIKTFEWTWNMFTEYLERETFEIWAEQLDVQEDPGRDGGQNYRFREPFGVACLFTPYNSPLALGILSITSSILAGNATIIKPPSKVPLSTILLGRVFMNRFLEMGFPKAMVQVLTGGGKKLMRRFMDDSRTSAIVWYGDSDTGIQLWSKALSRRIQMAPELAGSDACLVWGRDVDLDFTAKMIVKGRYLGSGQACMAIKRLLVQENLHDDLVELVIEEARKLNVGRPSDPETDLPPVGINALYGLLDQMKEARAKGAEVVTGGRRLDYLGNEDPAGLFYEPTVLTNVDPDMAIMREEVFAPALPVLSVDSVDEAISIANASRFGLRSSVFTEDQSVVQQWTKGVEAAGVTINQDHLYFDPHMPHLGGYKDSGIIGGKFFPVMLSRMKYVHAGPNSPTM
- a CDS encoding RsmB/NOP family class I SAM-dependent RNA methyltransferase, producing the protein MRMNANRVISRIRKLAISVLSRYERISSSARAILRETAKETSLSGEDTASLNMLVLGVIKRLNTIDFIIARVLKNRSPASLSFTRKAALRLAIFEGRWLGVPFSTIQEEHPRTERPVMPPIRKALEFNLEESIAGFERVGQLSIMLSHPTFMVETLLENMSDDQAIQLMKVNNSASEHYIRLNRLLVSDEEESDLLNDIDAELILDEDYEGLYHVTEGIDTIIESEPFESGRVLIHDKASVAAVDALSPSENDIIWDACAAPGMKTQLIAENLGSSGRLVASDVYRNRVRLGIRRCKKMGCDFSEWLLADASYPPIRNSDKILIDAPCTSTGILQRDPSYKWRLNKQYLSAMMTVQHKILDSVVTAFQETPGVEIVYATCSLLPHEGESQIDSILDSHDIELVDLDLNYSTGYDGFKCSSSVRRLFPHTDKTNAFFISKLRIPQ
- a CDS encoding TatD family hydrolase, with protein sequence MELFDAHTHLDMRHYRHDRDKVVKRAKEAGLIGMVTCSIGTGSFRRTLGLLKKYSGFVYHSPGTQVSRLTRDEANSIIDMTKKYADDIVAVGEVGLDYHWVKDENKRELQKELFLDFIDLAKELDLPLVIHSREAEADATDVLEDHFDGDILMHCFEGSSEVARRVRDNGWYITLPANFDKYQKRREAAEIMTVDQIMLETDGPYLSPTDDRNEPANIRIGCEKLANNLDMAQKDVAEMTTRNATDFYRL